A region of Burkholderiales bacterium JOSHI_001 DNA encodes the following proteins:
- a CDS encoding CDP-diglyceride synthetase (PFAM: Cytidylyltransferase family), with the protein MLRQRVITALVLLALLLPSLAIASPTPFILLTLVLIAAAGWEWARLNGVASTPAIASGALLGAACVAVVLGGWRLGEAHALWWLAAALWVLGGGLALRAGPAGWPGLPLALRWPLGLLLLWLAWNALAHARIVGVNFLLSVLCIVWAADIAAYFGGRAFGKRKLAPSISPGKSWEGVWSGVLGVIVLSLLWGLVEGLFARVDSPSVFTLLRQRLGLGGMAVALLVLTSMSVVGDLFESLVKRAAGAKDSSRLLPGHGGVLDRVDALLPVLPMALAMISL; encoded by the coding sequence ATGCTGCGCCAGCGTGTCATCACTGCCCTGGTGCTGCTGGCGCTGTTGCTGCCGTCGCTGGCCATCGCCAGCCCCACGCCCTTCATCCTGCTCACGCTGGTGCTGATCGCCGCCGCCGGTTGGGAATGGGCGCGCCTGAATGGCGTGGCCTCGACCCCCGCCATCGCCAGCGGCGCCCTGCTGGGCGCGGCCTGCGTGGCCGTGGTGCTGGGCGGCTGGCGCCTGGGCGAGGCCCACGCGCTGTGGTGGCTGGCCGCGGCGCTGTGGGTACTTGGCGGCGGCCTGGCCCTGCGCGCCGGGCCTGCAGGCTGGCCCGGCCTGCCGCTGGCCTTGCGCTGGCCGCTGGGCCTGCTGCTGCTGTGGCTGGCCTGGAACGCCCTGGCGCATGCGCGCATCGTCGGCGTGAACTTCCTGCTGTCGGTGCTGTGCATCGTGTGGGCGGCCGACATCGCGGCGTACTTCGGTGGCCGCGCCTTCGGCAAGCGCAAGCTGGCGCCCAGCATCAGCCCCGGCAAGAGCTGGGAAGGTGTGTGGTCCGGCGTGCTCGGGGTCATCGTGCTGTCGCTGTTGTGGGGCCTGGTGGAAGGCCTTTTCGCCCGGGTGGATTCGCCCAGCGTGTTCACGCTGCTGCGCCAGCGCTTGGGGCTGGGCGGCATGGCCGTGGCCCTGCTGGTGCTGACCAGCATGAGCGTGGTGGGCGACCTGTTCGAGAGCCTGGTCAAGCGCGCCGCCGGGGCCAAGGACAGCTCCAGGCTGCTGCCCGGACATGGTGGCGTGCTGGACCGTGTGGACGCGCTGTTGCCGGTGCTGCCCATGGCGCTGGCCATGATCAGTTTGTAG
- a CDS encoding undecaprenyl diphosphate synthase (PFAM: Putative undecaprenyl diphosphate synthase~TIGRFAM: undecaprenyl diphosphate synthase): MTDASNIPRHVAIVMDGNGRWAKKRYLPRFFGHKSGVDALVRVVQACADRGIDYLTVFAFSSENWKRPEEEVSGLLGLVLVAVSKYLTKLAEKGVRIVIVGDRAAVSDKVRAAWDQAENTTRHNTRITLSVAFNYGGRWDIVQACRQAVAQGLKPEDITEQRLSRLMAMDHAPDPDLFIRTGGEVRISNFLLWQVAYSELVFTDCLWPDFDEAQLDAALRDYAGRQRRFGGVLPDAQASAAPGG; this comes from the coding sequence GTGACCGACGCGTCCAACATCCCGCGCCACGTTGCCATCGTCATGGATGGCAACGGCCGTTGGGCCAAGAAGCGCTACCTGCCGCGCTTTTTCGGACACAAGTCGGGCGTGGATGCGCTGGTGCGGGTGGTGCAGGCCTGTGCCGACCGCGGCATCGACTACCTGACCGTTTTCGCCTTCTCATCGGAAAACTGGAAGCGCCCGGAAGAAGAGGTCAGCGGCCTGCTGGGCCTGGTGCTGGTGGCGGTGTCCAAGTACCTGACCAAGCTGGCTGAAAAGGGCGTGCGCATCGTCATCGTCGGTGACCGCGCGGCGGTGAGCGACAAGGTGCGTGCGGCCTGGGACCAGGCCGAGAACACCACGCGCCACAACACCCGCATCACCCTGAGCGTGGCCTTCAACTACGGCGGGCGCTGGGACATCGTTCAGGCCTGCCGCCAGGCCGTGGCGCAGGGGCTGAAGCCCGAGGACATCACCGAGCAGCGCCTGTCGCGCCTGATGGCCATGGACCATGCCCCCGACCCCGACCTGTTCATCCGCACCGGCGGCGAGGTGCGCATCAGCAACTTCCTGCTCTGGCAGGTGGCCTATTCCGAACTGGTGTTCACCGACTGCCTGTGGCCGGATTTCGACGAGGCCCAGCTGGACGCCGCGCTGCGCGACTACGCCGGCCGCCAGCGCCGCTTTGGTGGTGTGCTGCCGGACGCGCAGGCTTCGGCCGCGCCGGGCGGCTGA
- a CDS encoding ribosome recycling factor (PFAM: Ribosome recycling factor~TIGRFAM: ribosome recycling factor), translated as MTIADIKSTAEGKMAKSIEALKGELQKIRTGRPHPGILDQVHVDYYGSMVPISQVANVSLLDARTIGVQPWEKGMGPKIEKAIRESDLGLNPASQGDLLRVPMPALTEERRKELTKVVRHAGEDAKIAVRNLRRDANEHLKKLLKDKAVTEDDERRAQDDVQKLTDRTVTEIDKLVHAKEADIMAV; from the coding sequence ATGACCATTGCCGACATCAAGTCAACCGCCGAAGGCAAGATGGCCAAGTCCATCGAGGCCCTCAAGGGCGAACTGCAGAAGATCCGCACCGGCCGCCCCCACCCCGGCATCCTGGACCAGGTGCATGTGGACTACTACGGCTCCATGGTGCCCATCAGCCAGGTGGCCAACGTGTCGCTGCTGGATGCGCGCACCATCGGCGTCCAGCCCTGGGAAAAGGGCATGGGCCCGAAGATCGAGAAGGCCATCCGCGAGAGCGACCTGGGCCTGAACCCGGCTTCGCAGGGCGACCTGCTGCGCGTGCCCATGCCGGCGCTGACCGAAGAACGCCGCAAGGAACTGACCAAGGTGGTGCGCCACGCCGGTGAGGACGCCAAGATCGCGGTGCGCAACCTGCGCCGCGACGCCAATGAACACCTGAAGAAGCTGCTCAAGGACAAGGCCGTGACCGAGGACGACGAGCGGCGCGCGCAGGACGATGTGCAGAAGCTCACCGACCGCACCGTCACCGAGATCGACAAGCTGGTGCACGCCAAAGAAGCCGACATCATGGCGGTGTGA
- a CDS encoding uridylate kinase (PFAM: Amino acid kinase family~TIGRFAM: uridylate kinase), giving the protein MPAYKRILLKLSGEALMGDDAYGINRATIVRMVQEVQEVTRLGCEVAVVIGGGNIFRGVAGGSVGMDRATADYMGMLATVMNSLALADTMRQEGMTARVMSAINIEQVVEPYVRPKALQYLEEGKVVIFAAGTGNPFFTTDTAAALRGAEIGAEVVLKATKVDGVYTADPKKDPTATRYATISFDEAIAKNLQVLDATAFALCRDQKLPIKVFSIFKPGALKRVVQGEDEGTLVHV; this is encoded by the coding sequence ATGCCCGCCTACAAGCGCATCCTGCTCAAGCTGTCCGGCGAAGCCCTGATGGGCGACGACGCCTATGGCATCAACCGCGCCACCATCGTTCGCATGGTGCAGGAAGTGCAGGAAGTGACGCGGCTGGGCTGCGAGGTGGCGGTGGTCATCGGCGGGGGCAACATCTTCCGCGGCGTGGCTGGCGGTTCGGTGGGCATGGACCGCGCCACTGCCGACTACATGGGCATGCTGGCCACCGTGATGAACTCGCTGGCGCTGGCCGACACCATGCGCCAGGAAGGCATGACCGCGCGCGTCATGTCGGCCATCAACATCGAGCAGGTGGTCGAGCCCTACGTGCGGCCCAAGGCGCTGCAGTACCTGGAAGAGGGCAAGGTGGTCATCTTCGCCGCCGGCACCGGCAACCCCTTCTTCACCACCGACACCGCCGCTGCCTTGCGCGGCGCCGAGATCGGGGCCGAGGTGGTGCTGAAGGCCACCAAGGTGGACGGCGTCTATACCGCCGACCCCAAGAAAGACCCGACGGCCACGCGCTACGCCACCATCAGCTTCGACGAAGCCATTGCCAAGAACCTGCAGGTGCTGGACGCCACCGCGTTTGCGCTGTGCCGCGACCAGAAGCTGCCCATCAAGGTGTTCTCCATCTTCAAGCCCGGCGCCTTGAAGCGCGTGGTGCAGGGCGAGGACGAAGGCACCCTGGTGCACGTCTAA
- a CDS encoding translation elongation factor Ts (PFAM: Elongation factor TS; UBA/TS-N domain~TIGRFAM: translation elongation factor Ts), with product MAAITASMVAELRARTDAPMMECKKALTEAEGDMSRAEEILRVKLGNKAGKAASRITAEGVVSAAVNGNTGALLEINCETDFVTKNDSFLAMAKAAAELVAQHNPADVAALGALAYAQDGFGPTLEDVRKGLVGKIGENMSFRRFKRYAGGGSLTHYLHGTRIGVVVEFTGDAVAAKDVAMHVAAMKPAALSSADVPSELVDKERKIATEKAAESGKPADIVAKMVEGSVQKFLKEVSLLNQVFVKASDGKQTVEQMLKATNTRVLGFTLYVVGEGIEKKVDDFAAEVAAQVAAAKGG from the coding sequence ATGGCTGCAATCACCGCAAGCATGGTGGCCGAGCTGCGCGCCCGCACCGACGCCCCGATGATGGAATGCAAGAAGGCGCTGACCGAGGCCGAGGGCGACATGAGCCGGGCCGAAGAAATCCTGCGCGTGAAGCTGGGCAACAAGGCCGGCAAGGCCGCTTCACGCATCACCGCCGAAGGCGTGGTCAGCGCGGCCGTGAACGGCAACACCGGCGCCCTGCTGGAAATCAACTGCGAAACCGACTTCGTCACCAAGAACGACTCCTTCCTGGCCATGGCCAAGGCGGCGGCCGAACTGGTGGCCCAGCACAACCCGGCCGATGTGGCGGCGCTGGGCGCCCTGGCCTACGCCCAGGACGGCTTCGGCCCCACGCTGGAAGACGTGCGCAAGGGCCTGGTGGGCAAGATCGGTGAAAACATGAGCTTTCGCCGCTTCAAGCGCTATGCCGGCGGCGGCAGCCTGACCCACTACCTGCACGGCACCCGCATCGGCGTGGTGGTGGAATTCACCGGCGACGCCGTGGCCGCCAAGGACGTGGCCATGCATGTGGCCGCGATGAAGCCGGCCGCGCTGTCGTCGGCCGACGTGCCCAGCGAACTGGTGGACAAGGAACGCAAGATCGCCACCGAGAAGGCGGCTGAGAGCGGCAAGCCCGCCGACATCGTGGCCAAGATGGTGGAAGGCTCGGTGCAGAAGTTCCTGAAGGAGGTGAGCCTGCTGAACCAGGTGTTCGTCAAGGCCAGCGACGGCAAGCAGACCGTGGAGCAGATGCTCAAGGCCACCAACACGCGGGTGTTGGGCTTCACCCTGTACGTGGTGGGCGAGGGCATCGAGAAAAAGGTGGACGACTTCGCCGCCGAAGTGGCTGCCCAGGTGGCCGCTGCCAAGGGCGGCTGA
- a CDS encoding ribosomal protein S2 (PFAM: Ribosomal protein S2~TIGRFAM: ribosomal protein S2, bacterial type), with amino-acid sequence MPVSMREMLEAGVHFGHQTRFWNPKMAPYIYGHRNKIHIINLEKTLPAFEDAMKFVRQLASKRGSILMVGTKRQAREVIAMEALRSGMPYVDQRWLGGMLTNFKTVKGSLKKLKDMQVTKEAGLDQLTKKEGLMFERELAKLEKDIGGIQDMNALPDAMFVIDVGYHKIAVAEAKKLGIPVIGVVDTNHSPEGIDYVIPGNDDSAKAVALYAKAVAEAVLEGKANSVNEIVQAVAGNDEFVEVSEDA; translated from the coding sequence ATGCCCGTCTCTATGCGCGAAATGCTGGAAGCCGGTGTCCATTTCGGACACCAGACCCGCTTCTGGAACCCCAAGATGGCCCCGTACATCTACGGCCATCGCAACAAGATCCACATCATCAACCTCGAGAAGACGCTGCCGGCGTTCGAGGACGCGATGAAGTTCGTCCGCCAGCTCGCCAGCAAGCGCGGCAGCATCCTGATGGTGGGCACCAAGCGCCAAGCGCGCGAAGTCATCGCCATGGAAGCCCTGCGCTCCGGCATGCCTTATGTGGACCAGCGCTGGCTGGGCGGCATGCTCACCAACTTCAAGACGGTGAAGGGCTCGCTGAAGAAGCTGAAGGACATGCAGGTCACCAAGGAAGCTGGCCTCGACCAGCTGACCAAGAAGGAAGGCCTGATGTTCGAGCGTGAACTGGCCAAGCTGGAAAAGGACATCGGCGGCATTCAGGACATGAATGCGCTGCCCGACGCCATGTTCGTCATCGACGTGGGTTACCACAAGATTGCGGTGGCCGAAGCCAAGAAGCTGGGCATCCCGGTCATTGGCGTGGTGGACACCAACCACTCGCCCGAAGGCATCGACTACGTCATCCCCGGCAACGACGACTCGGCCAAGGCCGTGGCACTGTACGCCAAGGCGGTGGCCGAGGCCGTGCTGGAAGGCAAGGCCAATTCGGTGAACGAGATCGTGCAGGCCGTGGCCGGCAACGACGAGTTCGTGGAAGTCAGCGAAGACGCCTGA
- a CDS encoding amidase, Asp-tRNAAsn/Glu-tRNAGln amidotransferase A subunit (PFAM: Amidase), whose translation MSQKQNPKIIAGAGARPSHLAAWQAARGLADAPACGQAFLRFFGAPAEAAAGALDAAQAAGLAGGPLAGWLLSVKDLFDVAGQPSTAASAALADAAPASADCPAVARLRAAGALLLGHTNLSEFAFSGVGINPHHGTPVNAGTMQLDPTPRAPGGSTSGGATSVAAGVARAALGSDTGGSIRIPAALQGLVGFKNTQRLTPLAGCIPLSPTLDTACAITRNVADAVAVHAVLAARRPRLAGRPLYASHFAVPQAVVLEGLDSTVAQAFERTLHRLRAAGARVQEVALPELAEPAGWLPLGSFAAAESWHWHRERLAQREKSYDPRVALRIRRGQAMSAADYLELQRLRADWILRMQAALAPFDALLCPTVPLVAPPLAPLLHQGPASDDAFFAVNAALLRNPTLVNLLDGCALSLPCQAPDELPVGLMVWGPALTDDRVLDAALAIEAALAEGA comes from the coding sequence ATGAGCCAAAAGCAAAACCCAAAGATTATAGCAGGCGCGGGTGCGCGGCCTTCCCACCTGGCGGCCTGGCAGGCCGCACGCGGCCTGGCCGATGCGCCCGCCTGCGGCCAGGCCTTCCTGCGCTTCTTCGGCGCCCCCGCCGAAGCCGCCGCCGGCGCGCTGGACGCGGCCCAGGCAGCCGGCCTGGCCGGCGGGCCGCTGGCGGGCTGGCTGCTGTCGGTCAAGGACCTGTTCGATGTGGCCGGCCAGCCCAGCACGGCGGCGTCTGCTGCGCTGGCCGACGCCGCCCCGGCCAGCGCCGACTGCCCTGCCGTGGCCCGCCTGCGCGCCGCGGGCGCGCTGCTGCTGGGCCACACCAACCTGAGCGAATTCGCCTTCTCGGGCGTGGGCATCAACCCCCACCACGGCACGCCGGTGAACGCCGGCACGATGCAGCTGGACCCCACGCCACGCGCCCCCGGCGGCAGCACCAGCGGCGGTGCCACCTCGGTCGCCGCGGGCGTGGCGCGCGCTGCGCTGGGTTCGGACACCGGTGGCTCCATCCGCATCCCGGCCGCGCTGCAAGGCCTGGTGGGCTTCAAGAACACCCAGCGCCTCACGCCGCTGGCCGGCTGCATCCCGCTGTCGCCCACGCTGGATACCGCCTGCGCCATCACCCGCAATGTGGCCGACGCCGTGGCCGTGCATGCCGTGCTGGCCGCCCGCAGGCCGCGCCTGGCCGGCCGGCCGCTGTACGCCAGCCACTTCGCGGTGCCCCAGGCGGTGGTGCTGGAAGGGCTGGACAGCACCGTGGCCCAGGCCTTCGAGCGCACGCTGCATCGCCTGCGCGCCGCGGGCGCGCGGGTGCAGGAGGTTGCCCTGCCCGAACTGGCCGAGCCGGCCGGCTGGCTGCCCCTGGGCAGCTTCGCGGCCGCCGAAAGCTGGCACTGGCACCGCGAGCGCCTGGCACAGCGCGAAAAAAGCTACGACCCGCGCGTGGCGCTGCGCATCCGCCGCGGCCAGGCCATGAGCGCGGCCGACTACCTGGAACTGCAGCGCCTGCGCGCCGACTGGATTCTTCGCATGCAAGCCGCCCTGGCGCCCTTCGACGCCCTGCTCTGCCCCACCGTGCCCCTCGTCGCCCCGCCCCTGGCGCCGCTGCTGCACCAAGGCCCGGCCAGCGACGACGCCTTCTTCGCCGTCAACGCCGCGCTGCTGCGCAACCCCACGCTGGTGAACCTGCTGGACGGCTGCGCCCTGAGCCTGCCCTGCCAGGCACCGGATGAACTGCCGGTGGGCCTGATGGTCTGGGGCCCGGCGCTCACCGACGACCGCGTGCTGGACGCAGCCTTGGCCATCGAGGCCGCGCTGGCCGAGGGCGCCTGA
- a CDS encoding glycine/D-amino acid oxidase, deaminating (PFAM: FAD dependent oxidoreductase), which yields MRVAVIGAGIVGVTTAFELAADGHQVQVFERHAGVAAETSFANAGVVAPGYVTPWASPGMPRKVFQHLMEAHAPVRLGWPLGPGMAGWLWRWWRACSGTSFMANRERLHRLAVYSQERMRGLSQRLNLQHERSQGYLVLLRTPADVALARPSLKALAELGVSFKLVDAERARAIEPELNPDMALKAAVHLPGDEVGNCRQFAQLLRHEAEKRGVHFHFRRQVDAIVPGTRPQLTHHGLAAQAGPAADDDEPANPAQQDLAPRTEDFDAVVVCAAMGANALLRPLGRALPLAPVHGYSVTMPVRLREGYAHTGPLSALMDERYKVAISRLGQRVRVAGSAEIGGPPDRMNQAALATLYKVLDDWFPGCAQVAKAQAWKGARPMLPDGPPVLGASGAAGVWLNLGHGSSGWALACGSARVLADRIAGRDAGISLDGLGTERLLG from the coding sequence ATGCGCGTGGCTGTCATTGGCGCCGGCATCGTCGGCGTGACCACCGCGTTCGAACTGGCGGCCGACGGCCACCAGGTGCAGGTGTTTGAACGCCACGCCGGCGTGGCCGCCGAGACCAGCTTCGCCAACGCCGGCGTGGTGGCGCCGGGCTATGTCACACCCTGGGCGTCGCCGGGCATGCCGCGCAAGGTGTTCCAGCACCTGATGGAAGCCCACGCCCCGGTGCGCCTGGGCTGGCCACTGGGGCCGGGCATGGCAGGCTGGCTGTGGCGCTGGTGGCGCGCCTGCTCGGGCACCAGTTTCATGGCCAACCGCGAGCGCCTGCACCGGCTGGCGGTGTACAGCCAGGAGCGCATGCGCGGCCTCAGCCAGCGCCTGAACCTGCAGCACGAGCGCTCACAAGGCTACCTGGTGCTGCTGCGCACGCCGGCCGACGTGGCCCTGGCGCGCCCCAGCCTGAAGGCCCTGGCCGAACTGGGCGTGAGCTTCAAGCTGGTGGACGCCGAAAGGGCCCGGGCCATCGAGCCCGAACTGAACCCCGACATGGCGCTGAAGGCCGCCGTGCACCTGCCGGGCGACGAGGTGGGCAACTGCCGCCAGTTCGCGCAGTTGCTGCGCCATGAAGCCGAGAAGCGCGGCGTGCACTTTCATTTCCGGCGCCAAGTGGATGCCATCGTGCCGGGCACCCGACCGCAGTTGACCCACCACGGCCTGGCGGCCCAGGCCGGCCCGGCAGCCGACGACGACGAACCTGCCAACCCCGCCCAGCAGGACCTGGCCCCGCGCACCGAGGACTTCGACGCGGTGGTGGTGTGTGCCGCGATGGGCGCCAACGCCCTGCTGCGCCCGCTGGGTCGCGCGCTGCCGCTGGCCCCGGTGCACGGCTACTCCGTCACCATGCCGGTGCGGCTGCGCGAGGGCTATGCCCACACCGGGCCGCTGTCAGCGCTGATGGACGAACGCTACAAGGTGGCCATCAGCCGCCTGGGCCAGCGCGTGCGCGTGGCCGGCAGCGCCGAGATCGGCGGCCCGCCCGACCGCATGAACCAGGCCGCACTGGCCACGCTGTACAAGGTGCTGGACGACTGGTTCCCGGGCTGCGCCCAGGTGGCCAAGGCACAGGCCTGGAAGGGCGCGCGCCCCATGCTGCCGGACGGCCCGCCCGTGCTGGGCGCCAGCGGCGCGGCCGGCGTGTGGCTGAACCTGGGCCATGGCAGCAGCGGCTGGGCCCTGGCCTGCGGCAGCGCGCGGGTGCTGGCCGACCGCATCGCCGGCCGCGACGCCGGCATCAGCCTGGACGGGCTGGGCACCGAACGCCTGCTGGGCTGA